Part of the Ammospiza caudacuta isolate bAmmCau1 chromosome 3, bAmmCau1.pri, whole genome shotgun sequence genome, AGTGGTAAACAACACATTGCTTTGTACAGGCACATCAGCCTGTAAAATTCAATGTTAGTGCTGTAGTGTGAGGATGTTCACTGAAGCACAAAGAATTGCACAGGGAATTTCTCAAAGCTCTGAGAAACTGGactaaaataaaacagtaaCTTTGTAATGACTTGAATTGAACTGCAGTTCACTTGTGATTACCTTCAATAATGAAGGTAATCAGAGAATAATTTAGAGAATGAGAGAATAATAATAAGAACCCTTATTTCAGTcagaaaaatggggaggggggtgACATTCTATGTTGTAagtgtttttcattttccattgaACCTGCCTATGGCTTTGCTGAGAATTTTTTGATGTCTCAGAAAATTTCTAGGTGTGAACTGAGAAGTGCAGAAATAACTCCGGTctcttgtttgctttttttttttttttcttttttgctgttCTGTCCATCAACCCCGTGTTGCCACAGGTGTCACCCCCATTGATGCAGCTCCAAGCCAGCCTTACTCAGAGTGCTACAGGGTTGTGCTGGATGGCTCCATGGTGGGCTgggtggagcaggagctggctccCGAGATTGCACAAACTCTCCGCCATTTCAAGGTTTGCTGTCCTGTTTGGAATGTTTCTTAGTTAAACATCTTCAACATGCAGTGGTAGAAAATAGCAATGTTTGGAACTTCTtaggcttcttttttttttaaatctgacCCAGTAATTTATCTTTGGCTGTGTATTGGTATTTGAGTGTGCTTTTGTGTTACCTTTTTTATGTATCATCTGTTGGTTTATGAAGTTACAGTTTttgaaagaacattttcttgGAAAAGGCAAGATAAGACATATTCTGGCTTTTTTGGTGGAGATTTTTCTAAAAGTATTTCTAAGAACTCTTCTCTGTAGATTTTAATTAGTGGCTACACCAGTGGTTGACATTATCATTGTGTGACCAGGTGGATGCAATTTAGTTAAACTTGGTTTGTGCTTCTAGCTTGTTATTTCTTTGCACCAACAGATCACACAAGAGAAGAGGTTTCCTGCACGGGCAGAAGTGGTCCTTATCCCAATGACAGGAAAACCCAGCCTGTATCCTGGGCTCTTCATTTTCACCAGCCCTTGCCGGATGGTGCGGCCTGTCAGGAACCTGGCCTATGGAAAGAATGAATGGATTGGGACTCTGGAACAGGTGGGGTTTGCATGTTCCCATGTTACAGAGGTACCTGGCATCAAAAATGGGTTTGGTGAATATTTGTGAAAGGAGCTGAGGATGAGGCTTGTGTTGAAGAGCTGGAATGGGTGACAGAAGGAGCTTTTTCACTCCTGCAAATTGATTTCTGGTAAATGTCATAGCTGGACTGTAGAGATCTTTTTGAGATCTTCAGATCTGCACTTGGTATTAACTTTGTGAAGATTTGAAGTGCAGaattgctgtgctgtgtgtaCCATGTCATCTTGTGTTACATCTTGTTTGCCAGATGGCTCCTGGGCAGCCAAGCAGTGGATTGCAGGGGAGCTCGTCCACTTGGAACTATTAAAGTGGGAGGCAGAAAGGAGGACACATTACTGCAGTTCTGTATTTCAGGATTCCTTCCATGCAGCTAATCTGTGATAGGTGGTTTACCAGCTGTCTGATTTGTCTTGCTAATACACTACAGTGCAGGCAACACCCACAGCTAAAACTGAAATGGACAGAAAGCTGTCGGAGacagctttgttttgtttccttccctttaaaagaaggaaatgtaCAAGCATTATCCAATTGGATGTTTGCAGATCTTCATGAACGTGGCCACACTGCAGTCAGAGGTGGTGCCTGGAGTGACCACTCACCAGGAGCTCTTCCCTCACAGCATTTTGAGTGTGGTGGCCAATCTCATTCCCTTCTCTGACCACAACCAAAGTCCACGGAACATGTACCAGTGCCAGATGGGTAAGTGCTGAAGTACCCAGGGCTGCAAGACCTTGGGCAGAGAGATTAACACCTCataatcatatatatatatataatatattaaaaatatatgtattaaaaatttatatatagGATTTATACCTCTAGTATATTGAGTTTCTGAcaatattttcagaaagatGTCCTTAAAACACTGCTTCTTTCTCATGTTTTTCTGTACATAGCAATATGACCATTCAAAACTCCATTCCCTTGTCTGGATATTTATGCTGCAGAAGCAAATGCTTTTTGGCCTGGAAATACATAACATGGGCCTTACTCTGGGAAACACTGGAGGGAAGACACACATacattccccccaaaaatgacaaaacaaaacaagtaaacacacaaaaaaaaaatctctaagtAAGCAAAACCAGAAGCACCACACCAGCCTTAGTGGGGATTTTGaaattgcagaaaagaaaacaaaattagatTTAGTCCTTATGAAATGCTGTGAAAGACATTGAGTATTGTGGTTCATAGAAAAATTAGAGCTGGGCTTAGGACAATTATTAAATTCCAAGGGAGTTAAGATTGATAATCCTTCTAAATTTCTAAGTATCTCCAGCTTTTTTCTTAACAAGATACACAGAGGAATAAATCCAagtttccctccttccctccaggaAAGCAGACCATGGGGTTTCCTGTTTACAACTACAAGGATCGCTCAGATAACAAGCTGTACCACCTGCACACCCCCCAGAGCCCTCTGGTGAGGCCCAGCATGTATGACTATTATGGGATGGACAGCTATCCCGTTGGCACCAATTCCATCGTGGCTGTCATCTCCTACAGTGGCTATGACATGGAAGATGCAATGGTAAGccaccagaaggaaaaaaatcctcattcATTCACACCTGTGAATGAATTAGATGTGGAGCACTGGGAGTAGGGGTGATACTCAGCTGAGAGGACCCTGCTTTCTGTCTGTGCTGGTGCTCACACCTTTTGGGCAGATTCAGCAGCACAGTGGTTGTGTTGTTACAGCAGGCAATGCTGGAAGTGCTGGGAGTAGAGCAGAGCTTTGTTTGTCCAAGGCCGTGGCCTTCCAGCTTTGAAAAATACTTGGTGTTATGTGAGGCTTGAGCTTTTTGGAGTGGTGACTTACTGGGAGGCTTTAAAAAGGCAGTGTTTGTATTTTGGTCTGATGCTTACCTTTGTAAATCTTTTCTTTGAAGTTATCAGCAAGTCTTTAACAGCcctttgtttctcctttttaGATCGTAAATAAATCTTCCTGGCAGAGAGGATTTGCTTATGGAAGTGTTATCAAGGCAGAGAGCATTGACCTTTCCCTTaaagccagcagggcaggagataATTTAGTATTTGGCATCAGGCCTGGCGATCCAAACATTGGGGAGAAGCTGGATGCTGATGGACTGCCTTTTGTAGGGTCtatcctgcagcctggggaccCCTTCTACAGCTTCATGAACCTCAACACAGGGGAGACCTTCACTGTGTACTATAAGTAAGTACAGCTTGtcactcctggctctgctcaccTTTCCCTGCAGATGTTCCCTTTTCTCCTCACATAATAGCGTCCATGGTGTGACAGAGAGCATGAAGTTCATGCTGTAGGTGACTCCCAGGCATGTGTCACATCTTTTCTCTAAGCCAGTTTGTGCTGCAGAGATGGCTTATCCCAGGAGGATGTTTTTGTGGTGATTTGCCTGTGCTGGTTGTACGTGGACATGATAACAGTTAAGCTTTCAGCAGACCCCTGGCACATGGAATATCAGGCTGAGGGCTCATCTATagaaggagcacagccctgaacAAGGCACTTGTCAAACCTCACGCTTGGCCTTCCCTTTCTGCTCTGAACTTCCCTTTCTACTGAAGAACTGAATTGAGTTCTTTATTTTGGGATCCCATCAGTATGGTGTGAATTTATTGGTGGTagggagaggggctgctgcCTTAACACAATGAAAATGGCAGTTTACCAGATACAAAGTGTGATCCAGATTAACCAGGTTGAAATGATCCTCATTTTAAATCATAGGTGGCACATTACCCTATCACCCAAAAGTGGTACTTGAATGGCTTATGGAAGATGCCTTTGTATTGCTTCCTTGCCCTAATTCTTACATAGTCTGAGTTCCCTCACTGCTGAGTAATACTTTGAAAAATTGTGGTGTTTCTCAGCTGTCCAAAGGCATTTTATAAGTGGTTTAAgttttttgcttcattttccttttgaaacCAAAAATTATTATCAAACCTGACGCTTTTGCTATGATTGTTCCCACCTCCACAGGAATAAGGAAGTGGGCATTGTGGACAACGTCAGGTTGTGCAGCAACGACCGTGGCACTGGGAAGTTCAAGAAGGCCTGCATCACTGTGAGGGTTCCCCGAAATCCCACCATTGGGGACAAATTTGCCAGCCGGCACGGACAGAAGGGCATCCTGAGCCAGCTGTGGCCTGTGGAGGACATGCCCTTCACAGAGAATGGCATGGTTCCAGACATCCTCTTCAACCCTCACGGCTTCCCCTCCCGCATGACCATTGGCATGTTAATTGAGAGCATGGCAGGGAAGTCAGCAGCCCTGCACGGCGTGTCCTACGATGCCACTCCCTTCACCTTCACCGAGAAGAAATCTGCTCTGAAATACTTCGGTGAGACTCTGGCCAGCGCGGGTTACAACTACTTTGGCACGGAGAAGATGTACAGCGGCATCAGCGGGGTGGAGCTGGAGGCAGACATCTTCGTGGGTGTGGTGTACTACCAGCGCCTGCGCCACATGGTCTCCGACAAGTTCCAGGTGAGGACCACGGGGCCCCGAGACGCCGTCACCAACCAGCCCGTCAAGGGCAGGAACGTGGAAGGGGGCATCCGCTTCGGCGAGATGGAGCGCGACGCTCTGCTGGCCCACGGCACgtccttcctgctgcaggaccGCCTCTTCAACTGCTCCGACGGCTCCGTGGCCTACGTGTGCACCAGCTGTGGCAGCATGACGTCCCCTGTGCTGGAGAAACTGTCCCAGGCCTCCGtgaccagcagcaggaggtACTCCTGCTCCGTCTGCGGCGAGGTGGATGCCATCGAGGTCGTCCCTGTGCCCCACGTCTTCCGCTACTTCGTGGCTGAGCTGGCGGCCATGAACATCAAAACAAAGCTCAGTGTGGAGTAGCTTGGTCCTTGGCGTGGTGATGGTTGGAGGGAGGAGGCACATGTCAATTCTTGTCGCTGAGTTTCAGGTATTAAGTCAGTTCTCAGGTTCTTCAAAAGAATTCAAAAGAATGTTTGTATTGTGACAGGGTGCTTGCCAAGCTGTAGGTAGGGCAAGGAAAGATGGCTCTGTTGGTTTGTTTGGACTTCCTAAAGGATCACCAGCTATTGAGATGTGTATGAAAATCAGGCAATATTGCTGCTCCACCCAAGCTCCTGGGTTGAGAGTGATGGGGTTCTTTGAATTTGGGCTGAAACTGTAGGTATGAAGAGGTCATAAAACAGCATGAGGTGAATGCtggaaattacaaaaaaaaatttttttgttgtttttttcaaaaaaaatctttggaaaATGTATGCCTTAATGATGGGGTTGTGTTGAagttattgttttctttttatttcaatacATGTGCCTTGAGTCATAAAGAAGGTGGCACAAAGTTCTGCTGCGTGAAGCCACGGCCTTGACTGCAAGTAACCAAGGCTGCCCTGCAAGATGTGTCCTGGAAGCATTTGGTGTCACCAAGCCGAGCAGTGCTGggctttggggtttgttttggtgcATTTGGCTGAAGAAGAATAAAACAGATGTATTTCCAGCCTGGCTCGCGCATGGATCTTGTAGGAGCTCGTCCTCCTTAagtccccagcagctgccacccaccccaccctgtcccagggtgccaCCTGCCCTGGTCACCGCGGGGCCGAGCATGTGTCCCGGGCACAACCGTACCCTGCGGTGCAGCCCAGAGTCCTTTTGTAGTTTATTCTTCACCTGCCGGCAGCGCTGTGCTGGGCCGGGGGTGCTCCCGGGGCTCGGCGGGCGGGAGGCGGTGGGGGTATCCCGGGGGGCGAAGTCCCGATGTGCAGCACCCCCGGGGCCGGGACTCGCTCCGTGGCGCTCCGTGGGAAGCAGCAGCGGCGCcggcggggcggagcggggctgTACCCCCGGCGGGagggccccgcagccccggtgGGCGGCGCAGCTGGAGCTGCGGCGGGGGCTGAGCCCCGGCGGCCCCAAGCGCTGCAgctgccatggagctgctccgggtgctgctggctgccgcTCTGCTCCCGCTCCTGCCCCGTGAGTACCCCCGGGACAAAGCCAGGAGGCGGAAAGGCGGGGTGCCACCCAGCCTGGATGCAAAGGCTGAGCCGTGCTGGGTGGGATGTGTGAGGGAAGCAGTGCCCCTAAACCTTGTGtccctcagctggcagggcagccgTGCCACTGCCTACTCTGACCCCGCCACTGAGCATGGTGCTggccgggcagcgccggcagcTGGTGGTGTGCGTGGTGAGCGACCTGGCCCCCGGCTCTGGCCACGCCGTGTGGATCTCCGGTGGGAACGGCAGCGTCCTGCAGTCCTTTGCCTATGGCGCCTCCCAGGAGGATGGTGGATCCGTCTGCTCCGTCTCCCTCCTCTCCAGTGATCCCCCGCGCGAGAGGGAACTCGCCTGCCATGTGGGGGCCAACAGGAGCTCCCcgtcccacagctcccaccccaTCCGCATCTCGGGTatggccctgctgccacccctctgcctgccttggccgctgctgcccagccctgtgggtgGGTGCCCTGCCGGCCCCcgaggagggagggcagggcagggcctcTGGGGCCGGCAAGGAGCAGGTGTGAGGCTCTAGGGGCAAACTGTCCCGATCACAGGAAGGGGTTTGTGGCTGGCCCTGCCATGCACCTGGTGCTGGGCTGCCActgcctccccagctgctctttcATCCCACAGGCAAcgaggaggcagcagagctctgtaGCACAGCTGGTGAGTCTCTggcccctgcctgctgggaatggcagctgccagggagaAAGCCCTGGCAGTGGCTTGGCTGGGGATATGTCGTGGTTGGGATGGGCTTTCCCAGTGTTGTGGGACTGGGGAAGTGGGAGGGAAGCTTCACCTTGGTGGGAAGAATGGGGAAACTGGGTCAGAGCCAGCTTGCCCTCAGGAACAGCATGAGGGTGACATGAGGTGTCTCTGGAATGTGTAAAGATCCCAAACATGGCCCCATGGCAGGCCTGGGAAGGACGTGGGCGCAGGGGGGTGTCTGTGGCAGGCATCACCTCACCCTTCCATTGCAGTGTCACCGGCCCCTGCCTTGGCAGCGCTGCTCATGGCTGTCCGTGTGGTGCTGCTGAAGGTCTTGCTCTCTGATGCCGTCCTCACCTCCATCCTCCTCGCCCAGAGCTGAGAGCATGAAGGGTAAGTCCCCCTGGTTTGGCGTAGGGCTGTGGCAGTCACTGGAAATATTCTGGAGACTAGAGAGGGGACCCGCCCAGTGGAGGAGGGAGAAGACCCAATGTTGGCTGGGGGAGGTACAGGATGGGAATCTTGGCTTGAGGAGACAAGAGAGAGGAGCTGATAAATTTCTGTGGGTGGTAGGGCCTTGGAATTTCCTGGAGGATGGGAAGGGGCCCCAGGGTACCTCGGAGGGAAGGTTTCCCTTATTCCAGAGGCAGGGAAGGCCCCGGCGGTTGTGTGGGTACCCCGCGGCTCCCCCGCGGCCACGTGCGCGCCCCTTCCCACGTGGGCGCCCGGCGGGACCGCCCGGGGGCGGTGCCACGCGGGCCGCGCGCCGCCGGGATTGGCTGGCGGCGGCCGGCGGGGATTGGTCACGCGGGGCACGCGCGGCTCCGCCATTGGCGGGCGCGGCGGGGTCGCCATGGTAACGGGCGTGGCGGGGCGGGAGCGCGCCCCGGAAGCGGAGtcatggcggcggcggcgggggcagTTTTGCTGATGCTGTTGATGGCGGCGGCGCTGGCGGGGGGCGACGACTCGGACTGGGTGCGACTGCCCAGCAAGTGCGAGGGTAAGCGGGGCCTCGGGGGACCGGGCTGATCGGCGGCCGCCCGCTGCCTGCTCGGGCCGGGGGTTGCTGGTGCGAGGCTGCGCCCCCGCGGGCTGCTCCTTTGCCCGCCTCCTGCCCGCGGGCATCGCCGTTACCGGCAGCCGCTTGATCGCCTGCCGGTTCGTAGCTGGGACTGGTCGTGTGTGCTGCTTACAGTTTGGTCTCCGTGATGCTTCCTGTCTGAGTATCCCTTTGGTTCGCAGGCAGTCCGGGGTAGGTCATGACGGGCATTTGCTGCCTGGTGCggtttcctctgcctttgttGTACAGGCACATGTGGAGCTGGACAGCtaagagaaaattttaaaaaaatagagagtTCTTTACAAAACTTTTCCTGCCGaggaagcagctctggagaTGCTGATGTCCGAGTTCTGCTGTGGCACCAGCGTAACCTCAGAGAAGCATCAGAGCAGGCACTGACCACACTCTGCTCCTCTTCCTGCCCAGGCTTCCAACCTGTGTCAGTGCTCAGCCAAAGCCGCAGGGAGCATCTGGATAGCTGGACTCAACGCTGAGCACTCCTGGCATGTGTGGGGACACTGCAGCAGGTGTGGTGTGGAGGGAAACATCCTTGAGACCCAAGGGCCTGCAGGAAGGAGAGATCATCCCACAGTTGCCTCCagccccctgtgccagcagagagagGATTGTACAGGAGGTGCACACAGGGCTTCTCAACACTTCATGGGAGCTCTGGAGAAGCCACCTTGCTCTCTTCCTGCCTGGGGCATCTCTCAGCTCACATAATTGCCTGGCAGAAGACactggctcattgctgtcagaCCATTCCTGCTGAAGCTTGGCACTTCTCCTAAAGTGGAGCTCAAAGGAGAGGTGGCTCATGACAAACAGGACCCCACAGCACTGGACAAAGCTTTCTCCAGCCTCCTGAGAAATTCCCCTGTTTTGGGGGGAGGAATAGCCACACCATGCCTGGCTTCCATTCCTCCCCATTCCCACTTGTAAACCCCTGAGATATTTCTCCTGCTGTCTGTTTCTATAGCTCTATTGGGCTCTTTTTACAGAAGAAATAAAGCCTTCTTTTTTAGCTTTATAAAAATAACCCTGCATTGTGTTCTAAATCTGTTGATGATGTGgtctctgctgcaggcagagccccaggTTGTGTTGGTAGAGGTCACAGCCAGCACTTTGTGCTCTCACCCAGCCCAGCgagccctgccagctgctcagtgtccccagcacagccccagtgtccccagggcactgaGAGCACAGAACCAGCACCAGGTGGGACCAGGTGCTGCCATCACAAGAAGAAGCTCTGAGCCATGCTGGGACTTGCACTGTGAAAGGACCCCGTGCTCTTCCAAAAGGAGGAGAGCAGCTTGTGGCAGGGAGGTGGAGGCTTTTGGGGGCAAAGCTGAGCCTGTGTGActtccagctgtgccacagcagctggtTTACACTGAAACATTGGTTTGGGTGCTCCTGCTTCAAGTGATCTCCAGTGGaagcagctgagccattcctggtTATCTCTCTGGATGGCCAAAATGTGTTTTGTGCTCACAGCAGCTTTGGCCTGCCCAGTTCCTGGGCTGGTTCTTGCTGCTCTTTGTCACAACAGTGACAGCCCCTAAAGCCTTTGTGCTCTCTCCTTCCCATAGTGTGCAAGTACGTGGCAGTGGAGCTGAAATCCGCCTTCGAGGAGACTGGCAAGACCAAGGAGGTGATTGACACCAAGTATGGCTTCCTGGACGGGAAGGGCTCTGCTGTCAAGTACACACAGTCGTAAGtgacagtgggacagaaggctcctctgctgtcactgcctctggagctggggctctgggaGGCTGaccctgtgccctggctgggggcCCACACCAAGCCTGAGCCTTTCTCTGCATGCAGGGACATCCGGTTAATTGAGGTGACAGAGAACATCTGCAAGCGGCTGTTGGATTACAACCTGCACAAGGAGAGGAGCGGCAGTAACAGATTTGCAAAGGTGAGGGACGTTCCTCCAGTTCCTGCTCCCAAATGTGCCTCACCCATCCATCCCTTCACTGCCAGAGTGACAATCCAGGGTCATTCTTCCCATCCTCTGGATCCCCTGATAGTGCCTGGCAGGCCAGGCCACGCTGCCCCCCAAGTCAGATGTGGGGTGCTGTCTTTGGTGATGGTGGGCAGGCATGGAGGGAGCTTGGGGCTGTCTTCCTCTGGGGTTTGGGACCAGGTTTGCAGAGGGGAACTCGCTGCCACCTGAACTCCCCCCCTGGTAACGCTGATGCCCCCAGGGATCTGGTTTGCATGTTCTGCATGGCTGGGCAGGGTTGTGTGGAGAGAGTGGGAGCCCCACCTCACCAGGCcgtgctgctccctccctcacAGGGCATGTCAGAGACGTTCGAGACCCTGCACAATCTGGTGCACAAGGGTGTCAAGGTGGTGATGGACATCCCCTACGAGCTGTGGAATGAGACCTCCGCTGAGGTGGCTGACCTCAAAAAGCAGGTACTATTACTgcgacctgagtgggtcgcagagggtgagagagagacggtgaatcttgtatcttgatcagaaggcttatttattaatatatgatatataatacattattactatactaatatagagagaggtttgcagagctgctagctaagctaagaatagatagaaaagaactcacaacaaagttgtgtccagggactcagtcccccagcttgcactgatgattggcccttaattataaacatagaaaatgagctaATCAAGGTGAATCttattgcatttcacagcagctgataataattgtttaccttgtcttcagaggcctctggcctcccgaagacacagaaatccaaaaggaaggatttctgtggagaaatgtctgcgacagaggTACCCCACCCTGTGGGACTGGCCCTACAGTGACCTTGTAGGCTGGAGTGGAAGAGGAGAGAGCATCCTGGGAGCAGGATGTTGGCAGGACCTGTGGCAGGAGCCTGGCCCTGGTCCTGCCACACCAGCATGTCTGGAGCTGGGCTCTCCTCTCTGCCCTAGTGCGATGTGCTGGTAGAGGAGTATGAAGACGTGATCGAAGATTGGTACAGGCACCACCAGACGGAGGATCTCTCCCAGTTTCTCTGTGCCAACCACGTGCTAAAAGGAAAGGACACAAGTAAGTCCTGGCTGCTTCCAGGGGCTGAAACAATGCAGGAATGCtcaggagggcaggggagccTTGCTAAAGCATGGGGAGTCCTGCCTCTCTCAGAGccccctctgcccctctcttctccttttttccctagGCTGCCTGGCAGAGAAGTGGACTGGCAAGAAGGGTGATTTGGCAAGCGTGGGGGAGAAGCAGAGCAAAAAAAAGAGcgggaaaaagaagaaaaagggcCAGAAGGATGAGCGCgagggagctgccagccttCCAGACGCAGGGGAGGCCCTGGAGGGGGTCCAGGAGCAGGCTCCGCTCACCCACAGCCCAGCCGATGAGCTGTAGGCACGCAGGCCCTgcccccggggccgcccgcTCCGGGGTTTCACCCCGCTGTGCCTGTGGGTACCAAAGGAAAAGGGACTTGTGGGGACTTGTGACCCGGGGGAGACCGGAGCGCCTGGCCCCGCCTGGCCAGCCTGGGTGCTATCCCGTGATTCGGTGTCACGGAGCCGCCGCGGACCCAGCCCTGCCGCATCCCTGCCGGGGGCTCCAGCTCCGGGAGGCCGCGAGCGCTGCCCCGCCGCCGGCTCCTCTCACGCCGCCGGGACTGTAAATAAAGACGTTTTCCCCAGAGTCACCGCCGCCACTGCCGGCCctgcttctgcttctgctgctgctgctgggtgcgGGATtggcgctgctgctgcggcGCGGGGAGAGGCCGGTG contains:
- the POLR1B gene encoding DNA-directed RNA polymerase I subunit RPA2, which translates into the protein MAGTGTGPRPDPHRLRPPRRGTTQRDLTSAHIESFNYAVSEGVYRAVQDVPSVEFALKETRLALTLVGVSIAPPAVPAGTVCQERRVFPAECRGLRSTYRGRITADISWSVNDMPQGTIRQPLGYIPIMVKSKLCNLCGFSPQDLLQHHEEEEEMGGYFIINGLEKVIRMLIMPRRNFPLAMARHKWKNRGPGFTEYGVVMHCVKDEHTAINMNLHYLENGCVMLNFIFRKELFFLPLGFALKALVDFPDYQIFEELVKGREDDTFFANCVTEMLRAVVDAGCLTQQNVLDYLGKSFRVKLNLPEWYSNEQAADFILSNCICIHLTNRTEKFYLLCMMTQKLYAFAKGECMEDNPDSLMNHEVLTPGQLFLMFLKERLETWLQSVRFVLEKRAEKTDISLNTDSLVKAFGLAPDFTKPFEYLLATGNLRSKTGLGMLQASGLCVVGDKLNFIRYLSHFRCIHRGAAFSQMRTTTVRKLLPESWGFLCPVDTPDGEPCGLMNHMTALCEIVTEMVPVTDIPPLLCSLGVTPIDAAPSQPYSECYRVVLDGSMVGWVEQELAPEIAQTLRHFKITQEKRFPARAEVVLIPMTGKPSLYPGLFIFTSPCRMVRPVRNLAYGKNEWIGTLEQIFMNVATLQSEVVPGVTTHQELFPHSILSVVANLIPFSDHNQSPRNMYQCQMGKQTMGFPVYNYKDRSDNKLYHLHTPQSPLVRPSMYDYYGMDSYPVGTNSIVAVISYSGYDMEDAMIVNKSSWQRGFAYGSVIKAESIDLSLKASRAGDNLVFGIRPGDPNIGEKLDADGLPFVGSILQPGDPFYSFMNLNTGETFTVYYKNKEVGIVDNVRLCSNDRGTGKFKKACITVRVPRNPTIGDKFASRHGQKGILSQLWPVEDMPFTENGMVPDILFNPHGFPSRMTIGMLIESMAGKSAALHGVSYDATPFTFTEKKSALKYFGETLASAGYNYFGTEKMYSGISGVELEADIFVGVVYYQRLRHMVSDKFQVRTTGPRDAVTNQPVKGRNVEGGIRFGEMERDALLAHGTSFLLQDRLFNCSDGSVAYVCTSCGSMTSPVLEKLSQASVTSSRRYSCSVCGEVDAIEVVPVPHVFRYFVAELAAMNIKTKLSVE
- the CNPY3 gene encoding protein canopy homolog 3 isoform X1, whose translation is MELLRVLLAAALLPLLPPGRAAVPLPTLTPPLSMVLAGQRRQLVVCVVSDLAPGSGHAVWISGGNGSVLQSFAYGASQEDGGSVCSVSLLSSDPPRERELACHVGANRSSPSHSSHPIRISGNEEAAELCSTAVCKYVAVELKSAFEETGKTKEVIDTKYGFLDGKGSAVKYTQSDIRLIEVTENICKRLLDYNLHKERSGSNRFAKGMSETFETLHNLVHKGVKVVMDIPYELWNETSAEVADLKKQCDVLVEEYEDVIEDWYRHHQTEDLSQFLCANHVLKGKDTSCLAEKWTGKKGDLASVGEKQSKKKSGKKKKKGQKDEREGAASLPDAGEALEGVQEQAPLTHSPADEL
- the CNPY3 gene encoding protein canopy homolog 3 isoform X2, with the protein product MAAAAGAVLLMLLMAAALAGGDDSDWVRLPSKCEVCKYVAVELKSAFEETGKTKEVIDTKYGFLDGKGSAVKYTQSDIRLIEVTENICKRLLDYNLHKERSGSNRFAKGMSETFETLHNLVHKGVKVVMDIPYELWNETSAEVADLKKQCDVLVEEYEDVIEDWYRHHQTEDLSQFLCANHVLKGKDTSCLAEKWTGKKGDLASVGEKQSKKKSGKKKKKGQKDEREGAASLPDAGEALEGVQEQAPLTHSPADEL